From one Gracilinanus agilis isolate LMUSP501 chromosome 5, AgileGrace, whole genome shotgun sequence genomic stretch:
- the PRPF40B gene encoding pre-mRNA-processing factor 40 homolog B isoform X2 has translation MMPPPFMPPPGIPPPFPPMGLPPMNQRPPAIPPIPPGMMPPMLPPMGGPPPITQIPGMVPPMMPGMLMPAVPVTAATAPGVDTASSVVAGADPTRVLWSEHVAPDGRIYYYNADDKQSVWEKPSILKSKAELLLAQCPWKEYKADTGKPYYYNNQTLVKQEAAGKQQPQTQPEPPPATPGPAPVPAGLIEPEPGGHEDSELSEPAQPLDQGLLHQEESTSSAGRRPEEEEPKLEPERSSFSWSNREKAKQAFKELLRDKAVPSNASWEQAMKMVVTDPRYSALPKLSEKKQAFNAYKAQREKEEKEEARLRAKEAKQTLQHFLEQHDRMSSTTRYRRAEQTFGELEVWAVVPERDRKEIYDDVLFFLAKKEKEQAKQLRRRNIQALKSILDGMSSVSFQTTWSQAQQHLMDNPSFAQDHQLQNMDKEDALICFEEHIRALEREEEEERERARLRERRQHRKNREAFQTFLDELHETGQLHSMSTWMELYPAVSTDARFANMLGQPGSTPLDLFKFYVEDLKARFHDEKKIIKDILKDRGFSVEVNTAFEDFAHVISFDKRAAALDAGNIKLTFNSLLEKAEAREREREKEEARRLRRREAAFRSMLRQAAPALEPGTGWEEVRERFVCDSAFEQITLESERIRLFREFLQSECQHFHIKGRKHGKKGKKHHRKRSHSPSGSESEDDEQPPLLRPSKRRKWNPSESGSEPSSSLDSAESGGGPFGSRGSPSSHPALGSDHGFRKSKKPKKKGKKKRHKSNSPESEIEREKEKGGKEVEEKERERDKEREARRPEPRNRSPGLGLKKEKTGWDTSESELSEGELERRRRTLLQQLDDQQ, from the exons ATGATGCCACCACCCTTC ATGCCCCCTCCAGGGATCCCTCCACCCTTCCCCCCAATGGGGCTGCCTCCCATGAACCAGAGACCACCTGCCATCCCTCCCATCCCCCCTGGCATGATGCCCCCGATGCTCCCACCAATGGGGGGGCCACCACCAATTACACAG ATACCAGGGATGGTACCACCCATGATGCCAGGGATGCTGATGCCCGCGGTGCCTGTCACTGCAGCG ACGGCCCCAGGTGTGGACACCGCCAGCT CTGTTGTGGCTGGAGCAGACCCTACG AGGGTTTTGTGGAGTGAACACGTGGCTCCTGATGGGCGAATCTACTACTACAATGCTGATGATAAGCAGTCCGTGTGGGAGAAGCCCAGCATACTCAAGTCCAAAGCTGAG TTGCTGTTGGCCCAGTGCCCCTGGAAAGAGTACAAGGCAGACACTGGCAAACCCTACTACTACAACAACCAGA CTTTGGTCAAACAGGAGGCTGCAGG GAAGCAGCAGCCACAAACACAGCCTGAGCCACCTCCTGCTACTCCTGGACCAGCTCCAGTCCCTGCAGGCCTCATAGAACCTGAGCCAGGTGGGCATGAAGACTCTGAGCTGTCAGAACCTGCCCAGCCTCTGGATCAGGGGCTACTACATCAGGAGGAGAGCACTAGCAG TGCTGGTAGGCGGCCAGAGGAGGAAGAGCCAAAGCTGGAGCCAGAGAGGTCAAGCTTCAGCTGGAGCAATCGAGAAAAGGCAAAGCAGGCATTCAAGGAATTGCTAAGGGACAAG GCTGTCCCCTCCAATGCTTCATGGGAACAAGCCATGAAGATGGTGGTCACTGACCCCCGCTACAG TGCTCTGCCAAAACTAAGTGAGAAAAAGCAGGCATTCAATGCCTACAAAGCACAgcgggagaaagaagagaaggaggaggccCGCTTGAGGGCCAAAGAGGCCAAGCAGACCCTCCAGCACTTTCTGGAACAGCATGACCGCATGAGCTCTACCACGAGATACCG GCGAGCCGAACAAACGTTTGGGGAACTAGAAGTTTGGGCTGTAGTACCCGAGCGGGACCGTAAAGAAATTTATGATGATGTCCTCTTCTTCCTCGCCAAGAAGGAGAAG GAGCAGGCGAAACAACTTCGTCGCCGCAATATCCAGGCACTAAAGAGCATCCTGGATGGAATGAGCAGCGTCAGTTTCCAAACTACCTGGTCCCAAGCTCAACAGCACCTCATGGACAACCCCAGCTTTGCCCAGGACCACCAGCTGCAGA ACATGGACAAGGAGGATGCGCTGATCTGCTTTGAGGAGCACATCCGAGCACTGGAacgagaggaagaggaagagcgaGAGCGGGCCCGACTGCGGGAGCGGCGCCAGCATCGCAAGAACCGAGAAGCCTTCCAG ACCTTCCTGGACGAGCTGCACGAGACAGGGCAGCTGCACTCCATGTCTACCTGGATGGAGCTGTACCCAGCGGTCAGCACCGATGCCCGCTTTGCCAACATGCTGGGCCAGCCGG GCTCCACCCCTCTGGATCTCTTCAAGTTTTATGTAGAAGATCTGAAGGCCAGATTCCATGATGAGAAGAAGATCATTAAGGACATCCTTAAG GACCGGGGTTTCAGTGTGGAAGTGAACACAGCCTTTGAGGACTTTGCACATGTCATCAGCTTTGACAAGAGGGCTGCTGCACTGGATGCGGGCAATATCAAGCTGACCTTCAACAGC CTCCTGGAGAAGGCAGAGGCGCGAGAacgggagagggagaaggaagaagcccGGAGGCTTCGACGTAGGGAAGCCGCCTTTCGGAGCATGCTGAGGCAAGCCGCCCCTGCCCTAGAGCCTGGCACTGGCTGGGAAGAG GTCCGAGAGCGCTTCGTGTGCGACTCTGCCTTTGAACAGATCACACTGGAATCTGAGCGGATACGTCTCTTCCGAGAGTTCTTACAG AGCGAGTGCCAGCACTTTCACATCAAAGGCAGAAAACATGGCAAAAAGGGCAAGAAACATCATCGAAAGCGATCCCATTCTCCCTCG GGCTCTGAATCTGAGGATGATGAGCAGCCACCTCTTCTTCGGCCTTCCAAACGCAGAAAATGGAATCCCTCCGAGTCAGGCTCAGAGCCCTCATCTTCACTCGATTCAGCTGAGAGTGGGGGTGGCCCCTTTGGGAGCCGGGGCTCTCCTTCCAGCCACCCTGCTCTTGGATCAG ATCATGGCTTCCGGAAGTCTAAGAAGCCGAAGAAGAAAGGCAAGAAGAAGAGGCACAAGTCG AACAGTCCTGAGAGTGAAATAGAacgagagaaagagaaaggaggcaaGGAAGTGGAAGAGAAAGAACGAGAACGGGACAAGGAGAGGGAGGCCCGGAGGCCAGAGCCCCGGAATCGGTCCCCTGGCCTCGGACTTAAGAAAGAGAAG ACAGGCTGGGACACATCAGAGAGTGAGCTGAGTGAAGGGGAACTGGAACGGCGCCGCCGGACACTTCTGCAGCAGCTGGACGATCAGCAATGA
- the PRPF40B gene encoding pre-mRNA-processing factor 40 homolog B isoform X1 — translation MMPPPFMPPPGIPPPFPPMGLPPMNQRPPAIPPIPPGMMPPMLPPMGGPPPITQIPGMVPPMMPGMLMPAVPVTAATAPGVDTASSVVAGADPTRVLWSEHVAPDGRIYYYNADDKQSVWEKPSILKSKAELLLAQCPWKEYKADTGKPYYYNNQSKESRWTRPKDLEELEALVKQEAAGKQQPQTQPEPPPATPGPAPVPAGLIEPEPGGHEDSELSEPAQPLDQGLLHQEESTSSAGRRPEEEEPKLEPERSSFSWSNREKAKQAFKELLRDKAVPSNASWEQAMKMVVTDPRYSALPKLSEKKQAFNAYKAQREKEEKEEARLRAKEAKQTLQHFLEQHDRMSSTTRYRRAEQTFGELEVWAVVPERDRKEIYDDVLFFLAKKEKEQAKQLRRRNIQALKSILDGMSSVSFQTTWSQAQQHLMDNPSFAQDHQLQNMDKEDALICFEEHIRALEREEEEERERARLRERRQHRKNREAFQTFLDELHETGQLHSMSTWMELYPAVSTDARFANMLGQPGSTPLDLFKFYVEDLKARFHDEKKIIKDILKDRGFSVEVNTAFEDFAHVISFDKRAAALDAGNIKLTFNSLLEKAEAREREREKEEARRLRRREAAFRSMLRQAAPALEPGTGWEEVRERFVCDSAFEQITLESERIRLFREFLQVRESECQHFHIKGRKHGKKGKKHHRKRSHSPSGSESEDDEQPPLLRPSKRRKWNPSESGSEPSSSLDSAESGGGPFGSRGSPSSHPALGSDHGFRKSKKPKKKGKKKRHKSNSPESEIEREKEKGGKEVEEKERERDKEREARRPEPRNRSPGLGLKKEKTGWDTSESELSEGELERRRRTLLQQLDDQQ, via the exons ATGATGCCACCACCCTTC ATGCCCCCTCCAGGGATCCCTCCACCCTTCCCCCCAATGGGGCTGCCTCCCATGAACCAGAGACCACCTGCCATCCCTCCCATCCCCCCTGGCATGATGCCCCCGATGCTCCCACCAATGGGGGGGCCACCACCAATTACACAG ATACCAGGGATGGTACCACCCATGATGCCAGGGATGCTGATGCCCGCGGTGCCTGTCACTGCAGCG ACGGCCCCAGGTGTGGACACCGCCAGCT CTGTTGTGGCTGGAGCAGACCCTACG AGGGTTTTGTGGAGTGAACACGTGGCTCCTGATGGGCGAATCTACTACTACAATGCTGATGATAAGCAGTCCGTGTGGGAGAAGCCCAGCATACTCAAGTCCAAAGCTGAG TTGCTGTTGGCCCAGTGCCCCTGGAAAGAGTACAAGGCAGACACTGGCAAACCCTACTACTACAACAACCAGAGTAAGGAGTCCCGGTGGACCCGTCCTAAGGACCTGGAGGAACTGGAGG CTTTGGTCAAACAGGAGGCTGCAGG GAAGCAGCAGCCACAAACACAGCCTGAGCCACCTCCTGCTACTCCTGGACCAGCTCCAGTCCCTGCAGGCCTCATAGAACCTGAGCCAGGTGGGCATGAAGACTCTGAGCTGTCAGAACCTGCCCAGCCTCTGGATCAGGGGCTACTACATCAGGAGGAGAGCACTAGCAG TGCTGGTAGGCGGCCAGAGGAGGAAGAGCCAAAGCTGGAGCCAGAGAGGTCAAGCTTCAGCTGGAGCAATCGAGAAAAGGCAAAGCAGGCATTCAAGGAATTGCTAAGGGACAAG GCTGTCCCCTCCAATGCTTCATGGGAACAAGCCATGAAGATGGTGGTCACTGACCCCCGCTACAG TGCTCTGCCAAAACTAAGTGAGAAAAAGCAGGCATTCAATGCCTACAAAGCACAgcgggagaaagaagagaaggaggaggccCGCTTGAGGGCCAAAGAGGCCAAGCAGACCCTCCAGCACTTTCTGGAACAGCATGACCGCATGAGCTCTACCACGAGATACCG GCGAGCCGAACAAACGTTTGGGGAACTAGAAGTTTGGGCTGTAGTACCCGAGCGGGACCGTAAAGAAATTTATGATGATGTCCTCTTCTTCCTCGCCAAGAAGGAGAAG GAGCAGGCGAAACAACTTCGTCGCCGCAATATCCAGGCACTAAAGAGCATCCTGGATGGAATGAGCAGCGTCAGTTTCCAAACTACCTGGTCCCAAGCTCAACAGCACCTCATGGACAACCCCAGCTTTGCCCAGGACCACCAGCTGCAGA ACATGGACAAGGAGGATGCGCTGATCTGCTTTGAGGAGCACATCCGAGCACTGGAacgagaggaagaggaagagcgaGAGCGGGCCCGACTGCGGGAGCGGCGCCAGCATCGCAAGAACCGAGAAGCCTTCCAG ACCTTCCTGGACGAGCTGCACGAGACAGGGCAGCTGCACTCCATGTCTACCTGGATGGAGCTGTACCCAGCGGTCAGCACCGATGCCCGCTTTGCCAACATGCTGGGCCAGCCGG GCTCCACCCCTCTGGATCTCTTCAAGTTTTATGTAGAAGATCTGAAGGCCAGATTCCATGATGAGAAGAAGATCATTAAGGACATCCTTAAG GACCGGGGTTTCAGTGTGGAAGTGAACACAGCCTTTGAGGACTTTGCACATGTCATCAGCTTTGACAAGAGGGCTGCTGCACTGGATGCGGGCAATATCAAGCTGACCTTCAACAGC CTCCTGGAGAAGGCAGAGGCGCGAGAacgggagagggagaaggaagaagcccGGAGGCTTCGACGTAGGGAAGCCGCCTTTCGGAGCATGCTGAGGCAAGCCGCCCCTGCCCTAGAGCCTGGCACTGGCTGGGAAGAG GTCCGAGAGCGCTTCGTGTGCGACTCTGCCTTTGAACAGATCACACTGGAATCTGAGCGGATACGTCTCTTCCGAGAGTTCTTACAGGTGCGGGAG AGCGAGTGCCAGCACTTTCACATCAAAGGCAGAAAACATGGCAAAAAGGGCAAGAAACATCATCGAAAGCGATCCCATTCTCCCTCG GGCTCTGAATCTGAGGATGATGAGCAGCCACCTCTTCTTCGGCCTTCCAAACGCAGAAAATGGAATCCCTCCGAGTCAGGCTCAGAGCCCTCATCTTCACTCGATTCAGCTGAGAGTGGGGGTGGCCCCTTTGGGAGCCGGGGCTCTCCTTCCAGCCACCCTGCTCTTGGATCAG ATCATGGCTTCCGGAAGTCTAAGAAGCCGAAGAAGAAAGGCAAGAAGAAGAGGCACAAGTCG AACAGTCCTGAGAGTGAAATAGAacgagagaaagagaaaggaggcaaGGAAGTGGAAGAGAAAGAACGAGAACGGGACAAGGAGAGGGAGGCCCGGAGGCCAGAGCCCCGGAATCGGTCCCCTGGCCTCGGACTTAAGAAAGAGAAG ACAGGCTGGGACACATCAGAGAGTGAGCTGAGTGAAGGGGAACTGGAACGGCGCCGCCGGACACTTCTGCAGCAGCTGGACGATCAGCAATGA